A stretch of the Agrobacterium vitis genome encodes the following:
- a CDS encoding helix-turn-helix domain-containing protein, with protein MSINQSFSSSNIDIFRKATQSTALDQVKTPASDQGFVVGVSLLAGHQRRIFHGNHATSHDFSENAIYIRDLSNNYKADLSTPFDFMLFQISPSSLAKIAEDADVSGLTLLTTETASKDIVLANLARAILPALQRPEEANALFVDQMTTAIGTYLVQRYGGKTVPAISKAPTLSRAHLEMAKSILLEHLEGEVSIADVAEACNLSRGYFIRAFREATGMTPYQWLLTKRIDRARHMIRTSNAPLAEIAVACGFADQSHFTRVFSAIVGTTPGTWRRNV; from the coding sequence TTGTCGATCAACCAAAGCTTTTCATCTTCGAACATCGATATTTTTCGCAAAGCGACACAGTCAACCGCGCTTGATCAGGTGAAGACACCGGCCAGCGATCAGGGGTTTGTGGTCGGGGTATCATTGCTCGCCGGTCACCAGCGGCGGATCTTTCACGGAAACCATGCAACCAGCCATGATTTTTCCGAGAATGCGATATATATCCGCGACCTCTCCAACAATTATAAAGCAGATCTCAGCACGCCTTTCGATTTTATGCTGTTTCAGATTTCGCCCTCTTCCCTTGCAAAGATAGCAGAAGATGCGGATGTGAGTGGCCTAACCCTGCTGACGACGGAAACTGCATCCAAAGACATCGTCCTTGCCAACCTAGCACGCGCTATCCTCCCCGCGCTGCAACGCCCTGAAGAAGCAAATGCCTTGTTCGTCGACCAGATGACGACGGCCATCGGCACCTATCTGGTTCAGCGGTACGGTGGAAAGACCGTTCCTGCCATCAGCAAGGCGCCGACATTGTCGCGCGCGCATCTGGAAATGGCAAAATCGATCCTTCTCGAACATCTCGAAGGTGAAGTGTCAATTGCCGACGTGGCAGAAGCCTGCAACCTGTCACGCGGCTATTTCATTCGCGCCTTCCGGGAAGCGACGGGCATGACACCTTATCAGTGGCTCCTGACCAAACGCATTGATCGCGCCCGGCACATGATCAGAACCTCAAATGCCCCTCTCGCCGAGATCGCGGTAGCTTGCGGATTCGCAGATCAGAGCCACTTCACACGCGTTTTTTCTGCCATTGTCGGGACCACTCCTGGGACATGGCGACGGAACGTATGA
- a CDS encoding helix-turn-helix domain-containing protein codes for MRNRGRSPPGSLTALASELDLTARQFAQAFRNTTGSAPDRWMRHQRVEKAKMLLRTTALPISQIATACGFVSSEHFSRIFASTVGVAPAISRKHILN; via the coding sequence CTGCGAAACCGGGGACGGTCTCCTCCCGGTTCCCTGACGGCTCTTGCGTCCGAACTGGACCTGACAGCTCGGCAGTTCGCACAGGCCTTTCGAAACACAACGGGCAGCGCACCTGACAGATGGATGCGCCATCAACGGGTTGAAAAGGCGAAGATGCTGCTCCGCACGACTGCCCTTCCGATTTCGCAGATCGCGACAGCATGCGGATTCGTCAGTTCAGAACATTTCTCGCGCATTTTCGCATCAACCGTGGGCGTCGCTCCGGCCATCTCGCGAAAACATATTCTGAATTGA
- a CDS encoding TIGR03885 family FMN-dependent LLM class oxidoreductase: MIIGYHASHEQFAPSDLLSYVQAAEDAGFQAIMTSDHIAPWLSRQGNSGNNWAWLGAAMAKTSLPFGSLAIPGGLRYHPTVLAHLVGTISEMFPGRLRWIAMGSGEALNEHVVGGKWPAKAERNARLLAGTEIIRALLRGEEVDRRDRWFTVDKARLWSLPATPPALFAAALSNETAQWAGGWSDGLVTVNKPKQKLDEMRDVYRHGGGQGKPLALQVQVSWAQTEAQARAAAFEEWRNATLPPAALADLPMPKDFERATRHVKPEDIDEVIPLVTGPDRLFELIFVAKDCGFEEVFIHNVSRDQIGFINFMKRQVLPALRVSET; the protein is encoded by the coding sequence ATGATCATCGGATACCATGCATCTCATGAGCAGTTTGCGCCCAGCGATCTATTATCATACGTGCAAGCTGCGGAGGATGCTGGTTTTCAAGCCATCATGACTTCTGATCACATCGCCCCATGGTTGAGCCGTCAGGGTAATTCCGGGAACAACTGGGCGTGGCTTGGTGCAGCCATGGCCAAAACGTCGCTCCCGTTCGGCAGTCTAGCGATCCCAGGCGGCTTGCGCTATCACCCGACGGTCCTTGCACATCTTGTCGGAACGATCAGCGAAATGTTTCCCGGCCGATTGCGCTGGATCGCGATGGGGAGCGGGGAGGCTCTCAACGAACATGTCGTCGGCGGCAAATGGCCTGCAAAGGCAGAACGCAATGCGCGCCTACTCGCAGGCACCGAGATTATCCGCGCCCTTCTGCGCGGCGAAGAGGTGGACCGGCGTGATCGCTGGTTTACGGTCGACAAGGCGCGGCTCTGGTCACTGCCAGCTACGCCACCAGCCCTGTTTGCCGCGGCATTGTCCAACGAGACAGCACAATGGGCGGGCGGATGGTCCGACGGACTGGTTACGGTCAACAAACCGAAGCAGAAGCTTGACGAGATGAGGGACGTTTACCGCCATGGTGGCGGGCAGGGCAAGCCGCTTGCATTGCAGGTACAAGTTTCCTGGGCGCAAACCGAGGCCCAGGCGAGAGCAGCAGCTTTTGAAGAATGGCGGAACGCAACTTTGCCGCCCGCTGCCTTGGCGGATCTTCCGATGCCCAAGGATTTCGAGAGGGCAACGCGGCACGTCAAGCCCGAGGACATCGATGAGGTCATTCCGCTTGTCACGGGTCCGGATAGGCTATTCGAGCTGATCTTCGTGGCAAAAGACTGCGGATTTGAGGAGGTGTTCATCCATAACGTCTCTCGTGACCAGATAGGTTTTATCAATTTCATGAAACGTCAGGTCCTCCCCGCACTGCGCGTATCCGAAACCTGA
- a CDS encoding IS6 family transposase, producing the protein MTRLARDPLYRRHRFPADVIAHAVWLYFRFPLSLRMVEDMLAARGVIVSHQTVRLWAEKFGRHFANDIRKRSTGRFGDKWHLDEVVITIAGKKHWLWRAVDQGGFVLDVLVQSRRNTKAAKRLMRKLLKGQGRLPRVMITDKLRSYAAAKRNIMPGVEHRSHKGLNNRAENSHQSIRMRERIMKRFKSARHLQRFVSIHDPIANLFHIPRHDIPSSHYRELRAIAMEKWHQIARLRVA; encoded by the coding sequence ATGACCAGACTTGCCCGTGATCCTCTTTATCGTCGCCACCGATTTCCAGCTGACGTGATTGCCCACGCCGTTTGGCTCTATTTCCGGTTTCCGCTCAGTCTGCGAATGGTCGAGGATATGCTGGCCGCGCGTGGCGTCATCGTTTCTCACCAGACGGTGCGGCTCTGGGCTGAGAAATTCGGCAGGCACTTTGCAAATGATATCCGGAAGCGATCGACCGGCAGGTTCGGCGACAAATGGCACCTCGATGAAGTTGTCATCACGATCGCCGGCAAGAAACATTGGCTTTGGCGCGCCGTCGATCAGGGCGGCTTCGTACTTGACGTGTTGGTCCAGAGCCGCCGAAATACCAAGGCTGCAAAGCGTTTGATGCGAAAGCTTCTGAAAGGGCAAGGTCGTTTACCCCGTGTGATGATCACCGACAAACTTCGGTCCTATGCCGCCGCAAAGCGCAATATCATGCCCGGCGTCGAACATCGCTCGCACAAGGGCCTAAACAACCGGGCAGAAAACTCCCATCAATCGATCCGAATGCGAGAGCGGATCATGAAGCGTTTCAAGTCAGCGAGGCACCTGCAACGCTTCGTTTCAATCCACGACCCGATCGCCAATCTCTTTCATATTCCCCGCCACGACATCCCATCCAGCCATTATCGCGAGCTTCGAGCAATAGCCATGGAAAAATGGCACCAGATCGCACGCCTGCGCGTCGCCTGA
- a CDS encoding alpha/beta fold hydrolase, which translates to MGFVKTTDGTDIFYKDWGSKDAQPIVFHHGWPLSSDDWDAQMLFFLANGYRVVAHDRRGHGRSAQVSDGHDMDHYAADAFAVVEALDLKNAGHIGHSTGGGEVARYVAKHGQPAGRVAKAVLVSAVPPLMLKTEANPEGLPREVFDGFRSATAANRAQFFRDVPAGPFYGFNREGATVHEGVIQNWWRQGMMGSAKAHYDGIKAFSETDQTEDLKAITVPTLVLHGEDDQIVPIADAAHKAIKLLKNGTIKTYPGFSHGMLTVNADILNADLLAFIKA; encoded by the coding sequence ATGGGCTTCGTTAAAACCACAGACGGCACCGACATATTCTACAAGGACTGGGGTTCGAAGGACGCACAGCCAATCGTATTCCATCACGGCTGGCCTTTGTCTTCCGATGACTGGGACGCACAGATGCTGTTCTTCCTCGCCAACGGTTACCGCGTGGTTGCCCACGACCGTCGCGGTCATGGTCGCTCGGCGCAGGTCTCCGATGGCCATGACATGGACCATTACGCCGCGGATGCGTTTGCCGTTGTCGAAGCACTGGATTTGAAGAACGCAGGTCACATAGGTCACTCGACAGGTGGCGGTGAAGTTGCACGCTATGTCGCGAAGCACGGCCAGCCTGCCGGTCGCGTTGCAAAGGCCGTATTGGTGTCCGCCGTGCCGCCGTTGATGCTAAAGACAGAAGCGAACCCAGAAGGCCTGCCGAGGGAAGTCTTCGACGGTTTCCGGTCAGCCACCGCTGCCAACCGCGCTCAGTTCTTCCGCGACGTTCCTGCCGGACCTTTCTACGGCTTCAACCGCGAAGGCGCGACCGTTCATGAAGGCGTGATCCAGAATTGGTGGCGTCAGGGCATGATGGGCAGCGCGAAGGCCCATTATGATGGCATCAAGGCCTTTTCGGAAACCGACCAGACGGAAGACCTGAAAGCGATCACCGTGCCAACCCTGGTTCTCCACGGCGAAGACGACCAGATCGTGCCAATCGCGGATGCGGCTCACAAAGCCATCAAGCTGCTGAAGAATGGTACGATCAAGACCTATCCCGGCTTCTCGCATGGCATGCTAACCGTCAACGCGGACATCTTGAACGCCGACCTGCTGGCCTTCATCAAGGCTTGA
- a CDS encoding MFS transporter has protein sequence MTARTSTGGSFAPLRQPVFAVLWAATVLGNTGSFMRDVASSWLMTDLSAAPAAVALVQAAGTLPIFLLAIPAGVLSDILDRRKFLIAIQLLLASVSISLMTLSYVGMLSVSALIGLTFLGGIGAALMGPTWQAIVPELVPREDVKGAVALNSLGINIARSIGPAAGGLLLAAFGAAVTYGADVASYILVIAALIWWPRAKNADDALSEGFLGAFRSGLRYTRASKPLHVVLLRAAIFFAFASAVWALLPLVARQLLGGDASFYGLLLGSVGAGAIGGALVMPKLRERFDSNGLLLGSAIVTAVVMGILSLAPPQWLAIVILLFLGASWITALTTLNGAAQAVLPNWVRGRGLAVYLTVFNGAMTAGSLGWGAVGEAVGVSSTLLIGAAGLMVAGFIMHRVKLPAGDADLVSSNHWPEPLVAEPVAHDRGPVLILIDYHVEKHNRTKFLNALDEMSSERRRDGAYGWGVTEDSADPEKITEWFMVESWAEHLRQHKRVSNADADVQRKVIAFHTGPEKPVVRHLLTINKPGITT, from the coding sequence CGCTCGCACATCCACGGGTGGGAGCTTTGCCCCACTTCGTCAGCCTGTCTTTGCGGTCCTTTGGGCGGCAACGGTTCTGGGTAACACCGGCAGCTTCATGCGCGATGTCGCCAGTTCCTGGTTGATGACCGATCTCTCCGCCGCGCCCGCAGCCGTCGCCCTTGTTCAGGCCGCTGGAACGCTGCCAATCTTCCTACTGGCAATCCCGGCAGGCGTGCTCTCGGATATTCTTGATCGCCGCAAGTTCCTGATCGCCATCCAGCTTCTGCTTGCCAGCGTCAGCATATCGCTAATGACACTATCCTATGTCGGCATGCTCTCAGTCAGCGCGTTGATCGGCCTGACATTTCTGGGCGGGATAGGCGCAGCACTGATGGGGCCGACATGGCAGGCCATCGTCCCGGAACTGGTGCCGCGTGAAGATGTGAAAGGCGCGGTTGCGCTGAACTCACTCGGCATCAACATTGCCCGGTCCATCGGACCTGCGGCGGGTGGTCTGCTGCTTGCGGCTTTCGGGGCTGCTGTCACCTATGGCGCCGATGTTGCCAGCTATATCCTCGTCATAGCAGCGCTAATCTGGTGGCCACGTGCCAAAAATGCGGACGACGCTTTGTCCGAAGGTTTCTTAGGCGCGTTCCGCTCGGGCCTGCGATATACCCGCGCCAGCAAACCGCTGCACGTCGTGCTATTGCGCGCCGCTATTTTCTTCGCCTTTGCCAGTGCAGTCTGGGCACTGCTGCCCCTCGTCGCCCGCCAGCTTCTCGGCGGCGATGCCAGCTTCTACGGCCTTCTGCTCGGCTCGGTCGGCGCGGGTGCCATTGGCGGCGCGCTGGTGATGCCGAAACTGCGCGAACGTTTTGACTCCAACGGCCTGCTTTTAGGTTCTGCCATCGTGACGGCCGTCGTCATGGGCATCCTCTCACTGGCCCCGCCGCAATGGCTGGCCATCGTCATCCTCCTGTTTCTCGGCGCATCCTGGATCACGGCGTTGACGACCCTGAACGGTGCTGCACAGGCCGTTCTGCCCAACTGGGTCAGAGGCCGGGGACTTGCGGTTTATCTTACCGTCTTCAACGGCGCGATGACGGCGGGCAGCCTTGGATGGGGTGCCGTCGGTGAAGCCGTGGGCGTCTCGTCAACGCTGCTTATCGGAGCGGCCGGACTGATGGTTGCGGGCTTCATCATGCACCGCGTCAAGCTTCCCGCAGGCGATGCGGATCTGGTTTCGTCCAATCACTGGCCTGAGCCGCTGGTGGCCGAGCCTGTCGCGCATGATCGCGGTCCCGTTCTGATCCTGATCGACTACCATGTCGAGAAGCACAACCGCACCAAGTTCCTGAATGCGCTCGATGAAATGTCATCCGAACGACGTCGCGATGGTGCCTATGGTTGGGGTGTTACCGAGGACTCCGCCGACCCCGAGAAGATAACCGAATGGTTCATGGTGGAATCCTGGGCAGAACATTTGCGCCAACACAAGCGCGTGTCCAATGCGGATGCGGATGTCCAGAGGAAGGTCATCGCATTCCATACCGGTCCGGAAAAGCCCGTGGTTCGGCACCTTCTGACAATTAACAAACCGGGCATAACAACGTGA
- a CDS encoding alpha-amylase family protein: MINDLWYKNAVVYCLSVETFMDANGDGVGDFQGLQRRLDYLAGLGVNAIWLMPFQASPGVDDGYDVSDYYNIDPRYGTLGDFVEFTHSAKQRGIRVLIDLVVNHTSDQHPWFKQACADKNSRYRDWYVWSEKKPENADEGMVFPGVQKTTWTRDEKSGEYYFHRFFKFQPDLNTGNPHVQAEILKIMGFWIQLGVSGFRMDAVPFVIAEKGADVKESKPQFDLLRSFREFLQWRKGDSIILAEANVVPKENLQYFGDDGDRMQMMFNFHVNQALFYALASADTRPLAKAMNETRERPQTGQWGIFLRNHDELDLGRLTEKQRQAVFSAFGPDKDMQLYDRGIRRRLAPMLGGDTRRLKLAYSLMYSLPGTPVLRYGDEIGMGDDLALEERNCARTPMQWSTEPHGGFTKAEKPVLPVIEGGPYGFEHVNVAAQRRDAESMLNWTERMIRMRKEAPEIGWGSFSVLDCGDTGVLAMRYDWRNNAVVIIHNLHDKPVDISFDPGVGESGRVLIDIADGSDSSADEKGRHNMVIEPFGYRWYRAGGLDYLLKRSDI, from the coding sequence TTGATCAACGACCTCTGGTACAAGAACGCTGTCGTCTACTGCCTGTCCGTCGAGACCTTCATGGATGCCAACGGCGATGGAGTGGGCGATTTTCAGGGGCTGCAACGGCGGTTGGATTATCTGGCCGGTCTGGGCGTCAATGCCATCTGGCTGATGCCGTTTCAGGCCTCTCCGGGTGTCGATGACGGCTACGATGTCTCCGACTATTACAACATCGATCCCAGATACGGCACCCTCGGCGACTTCGTCGAATTCACCCATAGCGCAAAGCAACGCGGTATACGGGTGCTGATCGACCTCGTCGTCAATCATACGTCCGATCAGCATCCCTGGTTCAAACAGGCCTGCGCCGACAAGAACTCCCGATACAGGGACTGGTACGTATGGTCTGAGAAGAAGCCGGAAAATGCCGACGAGGGCATGGTCTTTCCTGGTGTACAAAAGACCACATGGACACGGGACGAAAAGTCCGGCGAATACTATTTTCACCGTTTCTTCAAATTCCAGCCGGATCTCAACACCGGCAATCCACATGTCCAGGCGGAAATCCTCAAGATCATGGGTTTCTGGATACAGCTCGGCGTATCGGGTTTTCGCATGGACGCCGTTCCCTTCGTGATCGCCGAAAAGGGTGCAGATGTGAAGGAATCGAAGCCGCAGTTCGATCTGTTGCGCAGTTTCCGCGAGTTCCTGCAGTGGCGCAAGGGTGACAGCATCATCCTTGCGGAGGCCAATGTCGTGCCCAAGGAGAACCTGCAGTATTTCGGCGACGACGGCGATCGTATGCAGATGATGTTCAATTTCCACGTCAACCAGGCTCTGTTCTACGCGCTCGCTAGCGCCGATACCCGGCCCCTTGCCAAGGCGATGAACGAGACCCGGGAGCGACCGCAAACGGGGCAATGGGGAATATTCCTGCGCAACCACGACGAACTTGATCTTGGCCGGCTGACGGAAAAACAGCGGCAAGCCGTGTTTTCCGCCTTCGGTCCAGACAAGGACATGCAGCTCTATGATCGGGGGATACGGCGTCGCCTAGCGCCGATGCTGGGCGGCGATACCAGGCGTCTCAAGCTTGCTTATAGCCTGATGTATTCGCTGCCGGGCACCCCGGTCCTGCGATATGGTGACGAGATCGGCATGGGAGACGACCTAGCATTGGAGGAGCGCAACTGCGCCCGCACGCCTATGCAATGGTCGACCGAGCCGCATGGCGGCTTCACCAAGGCGGAAAAACCCGTCTTGCCCGTTATCGAAGGAGGTCCCTATGGGTTCGAACATGTCAATGTCGCGGCACAGCGGCGGGACGCGGAATCGATGCTGAACTGGACCGAGCGGATGATCCGCATGCGAAAGGAAGCCCCTGAAATCGGATGGGGAAGTTTCAGCGTTCTGGACTGCGGCGATACCGGTGTCCTGGCGATGCGCTACGATTGGCGCAACAATGCCGTCGTCATCATCCACAATCTCCACGACAAGCCAGTCGATATCTCGTTCGATCCCGGCGTAGGTGAGAGTGGACGCGTCCTGATCGACATCGCCGACGGCAGCGACAGCAGCGCGGACGAGAAAGGCCGGCATAACATGGTGATCGAGCCATTCGGTTATCGCTGGTACCGCGCCGGCGGGCTCGATTACCTGCTCAAGAGAAGCGACATCTGA
- a CDS encoding glycoside hydrolase family 13 protein: MPVVAPDNPVPDIKWWHTATVYQVYPRSFCDSDGDGMGDIPGITSRLDYLQRLGIDIIWLSPIYQSPMDDNGYDISDYRAVAPEFGTLDDFDRLVSEARARGIGIILDFVVNHTSDEHPWFQQSRQATDNSFRDFYIWRKPADDGGPPNDLQSSFGGPAWTLDPTTGEYYLHLFSRRQPDLNWENPKVRAEIYEMMNWWLDRGIAGFRMDVIDYIGKQVDRQVITDGPHLHDYLQEMNASTLGGRDVLTVGETWSATPGSALLYSGRDRKELSMVFQFEHVTQQWDAVYGKWRPKPFDLAGLKRVFGKWQLALARDGWNALFWGNHDLPRAVSRYGDATGHHSQSAKMLATVLHLLKGTPFVYQGEEIGMTNMPFTSIDQYRDIETLNMHRLQMEAGLSPEEFIRGANESGRDNARTPMQWSAAPHGGFSSGTPWIEVNPNYATVNAETAMTDDASIWNHYRKLIALRKAHPVIVYGDYQSWLDQHPDVFVYTRRLAQVRLIVVASFRPSEVRLTMPTELVARGKRLIWNYDPVDEIEAELVLRPYEAIALLTDA; the protein is encoded by the coding sequence ATGCCTGTAGTTGCTCCCGACAATCCGGTTCCCGATATCAAGTGGTGGCACACCGCGACCGTGTACCAGGTCTACCCGCGCAGCTTTTGCGACTCGGATGGCGACGGCATGGGAGACATCCCCGGCATCACTTCCCGGCTGGATTACCTGCAGCGGCTGGGCATAGACATCATCTGGCTCTCTCCCATCTACCAGTCGCCGATGGACGACAACGGCTACGATATTTCGGACTATCGCGCGGTCGCGCCGGAATTCGGCACGCTTGACGATTTCGATCGGCTAGTGTCCGAAGCAAGAGCGCGGGGGATCGGCATCATTCTCGATTTTGTGGTCAATCACACATCGGATGAACATCCGTGGTTTCAGCAGTCGCGCCAGGCTACCGACAACTCGTTCCGCGATTTCTACATCTGGCGCAAGCCGGCCGATGACGGCGGGCCGCCCAATGATCTGCAATCCTCATTCGGCGGGCCGGCCTGGACGCTGGACCCGACGACCGGCGAATATTATCTGCACCTGTTCTCGCGTCGGCAGCCCGATCTCAACTGGGAGAACCCGAAGGTCCGCGCCGAAATTTACGAGATGATGAACTGGTGGCTGGATCGAGGAATTGCCGGTTTCCGCATGGACGTTATCGATTATATCGGCAAGCAGGTCGACCGGCAGGTGATCACGGACGGACCACACCTGCACGACTATCTCCAGGAAATGAATGCCAGCACCCTCGGCGGCCGTGACGTCCTGACGGTGGGCGAGACGTGGAGCGCCACGCCGGGATCTGCCCTTCTTTATTCCGGGCGCGACCGCAAGGAACTGTCCATGGTCTTTCAGTTCGAACATGTGACCCAGCAATGGGATGCGGTCTACGGCAAATGGCGCCCGAAGCCGTTCGACCTCGCGGGCCTGAAGAGGGTGTTTGGCAAGTGGCAGCTGGCGCTGGCAAGGGACGGCTGGAACGCGCTGTTCTGGGGCAATCACGACCTTCCCCGCGCTGTTTCCCGTTACGGCGATGCGACCGGCCACCACAGCCAATCCGCAAAGATGCTGGCGACGGTGCTGCACCTGTTGAAGGGAACGCCCTTCGTCTATCAGGGCGAGGAGATCGGCATGACGAACATGCCTTTCACGTCGATCGACCAGTATCGCGACATCGAGACATTGAACATGCATCGGCTGCAAATGGAGGCCGGATTGTCACCTGAAGAGTTCATCCGAGGTGCCAACGAAAGCGGGCGCGACAACGCGCGCACGCCGATGCAGTGGAGCGCCGCACCGCATGGTGGTTTTTCCTCCGGAACGCCGTGGATCGAAGTAAACCCCAATTACGCCACCGTCAACGCCGAGACGGCGATGACCGACGATGCTTCGATATGGAACCATTACCGCAAGCTCATCGCACTTCGCAAAGCACATCCGGTCATCGTCTATGGGGATTACCAGTCCTGGCTCGACCAGCACCCGGATGTCTTCGTCTATACCCGCAGGCTTGCGCAGGTCCGACTTATCGTCGTCGCCAGTTTCAGGCCCAGCGAGGTCCGCCTCACCATGCCAACGGAGCTTGTCGCCAGGGGTAAGCGCCTCATCTGGAACTATGACCCCGTCGATGAAATCGAGGCTGAGCTGGTTCTAAGGCCCTATGAGGCCATCGCGCTGCTGACGGATGCGTAA
- a CDS encoding helix-turn-helix transcriptional regulator, translating to MSEWLAVSEKIAASFGVKAARALVIRPLRDAQLTVVHIQRCYEHGNSRVILEPDNAFLVMLYLEDAEHSDIVSEERLEPIKIYPKASICLVSLKQGAAISINGRLDVLAFHVPVAHLAELTEEAGEPRVDDFLTCRGLHDQVISNMGAALMPLFDMPDEVRDTLVPHIGLAFIAHLAHKYGRSPSQHLSASGQLNSMQEERIKTYINTNLSRNIGLEDISVASGFSIEELCSGFEETTGQSIGEWLLASRIARAKAYLTKTGESIDQVAETCGFRNQTSFVESFTHSVGVTPDEWRSRDRH from the coding sequence GTGAGTGAATGGTTGGCGGTCAGTGAAAAAATTGCGGCGAGCTTTGGTGTCAAAGCGGCAAGGGCATTGGTCATTCGGCCATTACGGGATGCCCAGCTCACTGTCGTGCATATTCAGCGGTGTTATGAACACGGAAACAGCCGTGTAATTCTGGAGCCGGACAACGCATTTCTCGTCATGCTCTATCTGGAAGATGCAGAGCATTCCGATATCGTGTCGGAAGAGCGTTTGGAGCCGATCAAGATCTATCCCAAGGCCTCGATCTGTCTTGTCAGTTTGAAACAGGGGGCGGCGATTTCAATTAATGGCCGACTGGATGTGCTTGCCTTCCACGTTCCCGTCGCGCATCTTGCCGAACTCACCGAGGAGGCAGGCGAGCCGCGGGTCGATGACTTTCTGACCTGTCGCGGTCTGCATGACCAGGTGATCAGCAATATGGGCGCAGCCCTCATGCCCCTGTTCGACATGCCGGATGAGGTAAGGGACACGCTCGTTCCCCACATCGGTCTCGCCTTCATCGCGCATCTTGCCCATAAATATGGCCGGTCTCCCTCCCAACACCTTTCGGCGTCCGGGCAGCTCAACTCCATGCAGGAAGAGCGAATCAAAACCTATATTAACACCAATCTTTCCCGCAATATCGGCCTTGAGGATATTTCCGTGGCCAGCGGCTTTTCGATAGAAGAGCTCTGCTCCGGCTTTGAAGAGACGACCGGACAGTCCATTGGCGAATGGCTATTGGCAAGCCGGATTGCCCGGGCGAAGGCCTACCTAACCAAGACCGGCGAGAGTATCGATCAGGTTGCGGAAACCTGTGGCTTTAGGAACCAGACGAGCTTTGTCGAAAGTTTTACGCATTCCGTGGGCGTTACGCCGGACGAGTGGCGCTCGCGCGATCGTCACTAA
- a CDS encoding SDR family NAD(P)-dependent oxidoreductase, whose protein sequence is MQIDLTGKTALVTGSTEGIGYAIARQLAKAGADTIINGRSEDKTARAVERLKGEGITGSMTGVAADLSTAEGCKALVAKVPHADILINNAGIFQPIDFFDADDEVWDRHWQVNVMSAVRMSRAYLPGMQKLNWGRVIFLASESGFNIPVEMIHYGVSKTADIAVARGLAKRMAGTGVTVNSVLPGPTLSEGVQAMLAGEQQKTGLPIEDLAAAFVKQHRSTSIIQRAASVEEVANLVTYLASPLASATTGASVRVDGGVIDTL, encoded by the coding sequence ATGCAGATTGATCTTACCGGAAAGACGGCCTTGGTGACGGGATCGACCGAGGGCATTGGCTACGCAATCGCCCGACAACTTGCGAAGGCCGGCGCGGACACGATCATCAACGGCCGGTCCGAAGACAAGACCGCAAGGGCCGTAGAACGGCTCAAAGGCGAGGGGATCACCGGAAGTATGACTGGGGTGGCCGCCGACCTGTCAACAGCAGAGGGATGCAAGGCACTCGTCGCCAAGGTTCCCCATGCGGACATCCTGATCAACAATGCCGGCATCTTCCAGCCTATCGACTTCTTTGACGCGGACGACGAGGTTTGGGACCGGCACTGGCAGGTCAACGTCATGTCCGCCGTCAGAATGTCTCGGGCATATCTGCCCGGCATGCAAAAGCTGAACTGGGGACGCGTGATCTTCCTCGCGTCGGAGTCCGGCTTCAACATCCCGGTCGAGATGATCCACTATGGCGTCAGCAAGACCGCCGACATCGCCGTTGCCCGGGGTCTGGCGAAGCGGATGGCCGGAACTGGCGTCACCGTCAACTCGGTCCTTCCAGGCCCTACGCTGTCCGAGGGCGTCCAGGCCATGCTTGCGGGTGAACAGCAAAAGACCGGCCTACCGATTGAGGATCTGGCTGCGGCGTTCGTCAAACAGCATCGCAGCACTTCAATCATCCAGAGAGCGGCAAGTGTCGAAGAGGTCGCGAATCTTGTGACCTATTTGGCGTCGCCGCTTGCGTCGGCCACGACAGGAGCCTCCGTACGTGTCGATGGTGGGGTGATCGATACTCTCTAG